GCGAGCTGTCCGGTCCGGAGTTCGAGCGGCTGCTGGCCGCGCGGCTCCGGCGCACCGACGGCGGACCGGTGGTCGCCGAAGGGCTGCTGGAGCGGATGTTCGAGGGAATGACGCTGGACGACGCGATGGTCCAGCTGGTACGCGACCTGCGCGCCGCCGGACTGCGTACGGCCATGCTGTCCAACAGCTGGGCCAACCACTATCCGGAGGACCTGGTGGCCGAGCTGTTCGACCTCAGCGTCATCTCCGGCGAGGTCGGCCTGCGCAAGCCGGACTCGGCGATTTTCCAGCTGCTGTTGGAAAGACTCGACACACCGGCGGCGACGGTCGCGTTCGTGGACGACATCGCGCACAACGTCGAAGGGGCCGCGAAGCTCGGCATCTCGGCGGTGCTGCACACCGACGCGGCGAGTACGCGCGACTGGTTCGCCGAGCGCGTACCAGCGTTGGCCACCGGCCTGCGCTGATGGCACGATGCAAGGGGTGACGGACACCTACACCGGACAACTGAACGGCGGGCCGGCGCAGACCCGCCAGCTGGCGAAACTGGAGATCACCAAGGTCTCGGTCGGGCCGATGGACAACAACGCCTATCTGTTGCGCTGCCGCGAGACCGGCGACGCGCTGCTGGTCGACGCCGCCAACGACGCCGACACTTTGTTGGCGCTGCTGGCAAAGCACACCGCCGGCAAGCTGGAAACGGCGTTCACCACGCACCAGCACTTCGACCACTGGCAGGCGCTCGGCGCGGTCGTCGCGGCGACCGGCGCGACGACCGCCGCCGGCCGACCCGACGCGCCGGAGCTGCCGGTGGCCGTCGACGTGCCGCTGGACGACGGCGACGAACTGGCCGTCGGCGACTGTACGCTGACGGCCATCCACCTCGTCGGCCACACGCCGGGTTCGATCGCTCTGGCATACCAGGATCCCGCAGGCCACGCGCACATCTTCACCGGCGACTCGCTTTTTCCTGGCGGTGTGGGCAAAACCTGGCAGCCGGAGGACTTCACGTCGTTGCTGCACGACGTGACGACGAAGATCTTCGACCGCTTCGGCGACGACACCTGGATCTATCCGGGCCACGGCGACGACACCACGCTCGGCGCGGAGCGGCCGCATCTCGGCGAGTGGAAAGAGCGCGGCTGGTAACTACTACGGCACGACCGTGACCGGCCAGCGGCCAGCGCGTACCAGCCGGACCGCGATCGAGCCGACCAGCCGGTGACCGGCCTGACTGGACGCGCCGACCACCACCGCGTCGGCGCGCTCCTCGTCGGCGATCCGGGCCAGCTCCGCGTACGGGTCGCCGTGAACGGTGATGAAGCGGTACGCGACGCCACTGCGTGCCGCGGCCGTCTCCACCTCCTTGCGGAGGTCTTCGGCCACCTCCTCGTTGGTCTGCTCGACCGACCCGGCCAGCTCCGGCACCAGCGAGGTCATCGATGGCGTGCTGCCGACGTAGACCAACAGCAGCTCGGCGCTCTGCCGGCGGGCCAGTCCGGCCGCGTACGCGGCGGCGCGCATCGAGGTGTCCGAGCCGTCGATGCCGACCAGGATGGTCGTCGGGCCGTCGGTGCCCAGTTCGAAGCCGCTCATCGGCCGGGTTTCCTCGCAATCGTCGCAGGTAGCTGACACGATATCGGCCGGCCGAGCCGGGCGCGTACCGACAACACCGGTAAAACCCGGCAAAATTTCCGACCAACTCGAAAGAGCAGGCAACCAAACGGTGGTGTGCGTCGTTCCTAAAGCGAGAGCCACGGTCGAGCGGCGGTCGGGTATCCTTCCGCTTCGACCCGCAGCACGGCACACGACCACAACAAAGGAGTTGGGTGAGGTTGGCGTACCAGGCCACGCGGAAACGGCCCGACCAGGGCAAACCGCGTAAGTCGAAGTCGCCGCGGTGGGCACGGCTGTGCCTCGTCGCCGGGATCGCGATCGTCGTGCTGGCCGGTGGCGGATACGCCGCGGCCAACGTGGTCGTCAATCACTACGCCAGCGAGGTCAAGAGTGACAACCTCCTCGGTGGCGTACCGCAGAACGAGCGAGCCAGCCTGCCGCCGTCCGGTGCGCCGGTCACCGGCCCGCTCAACATCCTGTTGCTCGGCTCGGACAACGCCGACAACTCGCGGGCCAAGAGCCAGGGGGTGGACGGCCAGCGGTCCGACTCGATCATCCTTTTCCACATCGACAAGGACTTCAAGAAGGTCTACGCCTTCTCGATCGAGCGCGACTCGTACGTGCGCATCCCGGCCGGCGGGTCGTGGGGCGGCGGCAAGAACAAGATCAACGCCGCGCTGCAGTACGGCGGGCCGTCGCTGACCGTGCGGACCGTGCAGAACCTGCTCGACATCAAGATCCCGTACGTGGCGGTGGTCAGCTTCGCCGCGCTGATCAAGTCGGTCGACGCGGTCGGTGGCGTGGACGTCTACGTCGACAAGACGACGTACGACAACCAGTTCAAGCGCACCTGGACCAAGGGCATGCACCACCTCAACGGCACCGACGCGCAGTTCTACGTACGGCAGCGGCACGGCCTGGCCGGCGGCGACTACGACCGGATGAAGCGCCAGCAGCAGCTGATCCGCGCGCTGTTCAAGAAGGCGACGTCGGCCGGCGTACTGACCAACCCGTTCAAGCTCAACGACCTGGTCACCGCGGTCGCCGCGTCGGTCAAGGTGAGCGACGGCATGCCTGTCAAGGACCTGGCGTTCGCCGCCCGCGGCCTGTCGCTCGACGCGGTCACCTTCAGCACGATGCCGATGGCCGGCACGCTGAAGATCGACGGCACCGACTACGAACAGGTCAGCACCTCCGGCGCCGAAGCGCTCGGCAAGGCCATCAACGCCGACGACTTCACCGCGTATTTCAAGCGCTATCCCCCCAACAACGCCTCACACGGCCTGTAAACCCACCGGTCGTTGGTCGCATGGACCCCTTGCGTGCGCCTGACGCACGTATGGGGTCCATGCGACCAACCAGCGGCGGCGAGTCCGGAGCTTGACTACGGTTCGTCACCGCAAAACCGGACTTTCGTTACATCGTCAGCTCATCGAGCGACCTGCGGTCTTGCCGATGCGGATCATGTTCCACGACTGCGCCGGCAGCGACAACGAAAGCGACCCAGCGTCCACTTTGGACGCCGCGGCCTGCCGCGGCGTGACCCGTTCGGGATTCTCCGCCGTGTTCGTGGCAGCGGAGTCGTCGTCGGTCAGGTACGTGTGCACCGCGACCTCCAGATCCGGATAGCCGCGCAGGTCCACGGTCAGCGGCAGGCTCTCGTCGATCAGCCGGTTGACCGCGAACACCGTCAGCCCCGAGCCATCCGGCGACTCCACCGCGACGCTGTCGAGGGCCGGCACGCCACCGAACCACGAGGTGTCGTACGACGGACTGGTCGCGACCGTACGCAGTACGGTCCCCCGGCCGTATCGGCTGGTCAGCGCGAACGGGTGGAAGATCGTCTGGCGCCAGGACGGCCCACCCGGCTCCGACCTGATCGCGCCGATCGCGTTGACCAGCTGCGCCAGGCAGGCCATCTTCACCCGGTCGGCGTGCCGCAGGAGGCTGATCAGCAGGTTTCCGACGACGACGGCGTCGGTGACGTTGTAGGTGTCCTCGATCAGCCGTGGCGCCGCCTGCCATCCCTGCGTCTTGTCGTCGCCACCCATGTACCAGACATTCCACTCGTCAAAGGAAAGATTGACGCGTTTCTGGTGCCGTCCCTTGGCGCGTACGAAATCCGCCGTGGCGATGACGTTGTCGATGAAGTTGTCCATGTCGACCGCACACGCCAGGAAACTCGCCTTGTCGCCCTTGCGTTCCTGGTAATACGTGTGCAGCGAGACGTAGTCGACGACGTCGTACGTGTGCTCCAGCACCGTCGCCTCCCAGCTGCCAAAAGTCGGCATCTGGGAGTTGGACGAGCCGCACGCCACCAGCTCGATGGTCGGATCGACCAGGCGCATCGCCTTGGCCGTTTCGGTCGCCAGCCGGCCATATTCCTCGGCCGTCTTGTGGCCGATCTGCCACGGCCCGTCCATTTCGTTGCCGAGACACCACACGCGTACGTCGTGCGGGTCGGCGGCGCCGTTTTTCCGCCGCAGATCCGACCAGTACGTGCCGGCCGGATGGTTGCAGTATTCGACCAGCCGCGCCGCCGCGTCGGGTCCGCGGGTGCCGAGGTTGACGGCCAGCATCGCCTCGGAGCCGACGCCGCGCACCCATTTGCAGAACTCGTCGGTGCCGACGTCGTTGGACTCCACCGAATGCCAGGCCAGCTCCAGCCGGGCCGGCCGCTGGTCGCGCGGCCCGATGCCGTCCTCCCAGCGATAGCCGGACACGAAGTTTCCGCCTGGATAACGGACGATCGGCACGCCGAGCTCGCGGGTCAGGTCGGCCACGTCCCGCCGGAATCCGTCGCCGTCCGCGGTCGGATGGCCGGGCTCGTAGATCCCGGTGTAGACGCACCGGCCGAGATGTTCCACGAACGTCCCGTAGATGCGCGGGTCGACCTCGCCGACACGGAAGTCGGGATCGACGACAATGCGAGCCTCGGACACTCGGTTTTCCTTTCGAATACGGTTACTTGAAGCCGGTCGTCGCGACGCCTTCGACGATGCGCCGCTGGAAAATGACGAAGACCAACAGCAACGGCAGTGCGCCGAGCACGGCCGATGCCATGATCTGCGCGTAATGGATGCCGTACGCGCTGGACACCTGCGAAAGGCCGACCGGCAGCGTCATCATCCGCGTGTTGGTCATGACCAGCAGCGGCCACAGGAAGTTGTTCCAACTCCACACAAACTGGAAGATGAACACCGCCGACACCGCCGGCCGGGTCAGCGGCATGTAGATGCCTTGATAGATGCGAAACCAGCTCGCCCCGTCGACGTGCGCCGACTCGGCGAGCTCGGCCGGAATGCCGCGGAAGAACGCCGCGAAGACGAAGACCGCGATCGGCGGTGCCGGCAGTGCCTGCAGGATCAGCGCCCAGTACGTGTTGAGCAGGTGCAACGTGTTGAACTCGTTGAACAGCGGCACGATCAGCACCTGCGGCGGGATCACCAGGCCGGCGCCGATCAACGCGAACAGCCAGCGCCGCCCGCGAAACTTCGTCTGGGACAAGGCGAATCCGGCCATCGAGCAGACCACGACGGCCAGGATCGCGGTCACCGCCGCCGCGACGAAACTGTTCAGATACCAGTTCTGGATGTCGCCGGTGCCGAGCACTTTCGCGTACGCGTCGAAAGTCCAGCTGCCGCTCCACCACGCGGCCGGGTTGACCGCGATCTCTCCTTCCGGCCGCAGCGAGGTGACCGCGGCCCAGACCAGCGGGAGGGCCCAGATGACCGCGAAAACCACGAGCACCGAAACACAGAAGCCGTTGAACCACCGAGCCTTCGCGTCGACGATCTGCCGGCGCGCCGCCGGCTTCGTACGCGCCGGCGTCGCGACCGCCGGCGTACGGCTCGTCGTGCTGGTTGCCATCGCTCACACCTCCCGCAGCTGGCGGCGGTTGACCAGCAGCCAGATCACCGAGACCGTCAGGATGAGTACGAAATACAGCGTCGAGATCGCCGCAGCGTAACCGGTGCGGAAGTCGGTGAAACCGATGTCGTAGATGTAGCCGATGATCGGCCTGGTCGCGAAGTTGGGGCCGCCTTCGGTCATCAGGTAGATCTGGTCGAAGACCTTCAGCGAGGCGATCGCCTGCAACAGCAACACCAACACGGTCGTGCGCCGCAGCATCGGGATGGTGATGTTCCACAGCTGGCTCCACGGACTGGCACCGTCGACCGCGGACGCCTCGTAGAGCTCACGCGGAATTTCCTGCAGACCGGCCAGATAGAGCACGAAGTTGAAGCCGAGCGTCCACCACACCGTCGTCAGCGCGACCGACGCCATGGCCCAGTTGGGGTCGCCGAGCCAGTTCGGCGCGCTGATGCCGACGGCGCCGAGCCAGCTCTCCCAGAGGCCGATTTTGGGCGTGTAGAGCCAGGTCCAGATGAGCGCGACGGAGGCGACCGGCACGACGTACGGTGCGAAGAACACCAGCCGGAAGAACCACCGGCCGTGCCGCATCCGGTCGGTCAGGATCGCCAGCGCCAGCGCGACGATCACCAGCGGCGGTGTCGTCATGATGGTGAACAGCAGCGTGTGCCAGGTGGACGACCAGAAGTCCGCGCTGGTCAGCGCTTCCAGGTAGTTGGACACGCCGGCGAAGCTGCCGAGGCCCGACTTCACCAGCGCTCCGTTGAAAAAGCTCATCACAAAGCCGTAGAGCGTCGGCACCACCAGGAAAAGCAGATAGATCACCAGGAACGGAGCGACCAGTCCCCAGCCGGCACGATGTTCGGTCCGTCTTCCCGGTGCGGCGCCGGAGATCGTGTGAACAACCATCGCGCGTCTCCTCAATCCTCGTTACAGCGGCGACGGAGTGTTGGCGTATTTGGTGAGCTTGGCGACGATCTGCGGCACCGCGGCGGCCGGCGTCAACTGACCGGACAGCACCGCGCCGATCGCCGACCCGGCGATGTATTCGAAATCCGAGCCGGAGCCGGAATACCAGGCGTCGTCGTCGTAATGTGCCGAGTTGGCGACCTGGGCGTAGTCGGACTGCGGCGACATCTTCGCGTACGCCTCGCTTTTCTGGAACGGCACCCAGGCCGGGATGTGACCACCGCCGGCCCAGGTGGCGCTCTGGTCCAGCATCGACCGGACGAAGCCGAAGATCACCGCTCGTTTTTCCGCGTCGCGGCTGGCACTGCGCGGCAGGACGAAGGAATGCGAGTCGGCCTGACAGGCGTACGCGCCGCCGAAGACGTTTGGCAGCCGCGTCATGCTGAACGGCGTCTTCGCGGTGAGGAACGTGCTGATCTCCCAGTCACCCTGGAAATAGAAGCCGGCTTTGCCGCTGGCGAACAGCGTCGTCGCGGCGCCGTAGTCGATGTTGTTCGGCATCAGCTTGCCTTTGCTGGTGAGGCTCGCCAGATAACCGAGCACGCGCTCGGCCTTCGCCTCGTCCAGCACGATTTTCCGGCCCTGGTCGGCCAGTACAGTGCCGCCGAGCTGCCAGTAGAGGCTGGAGAAGATCCGCCAGGGCGTCGCGGTCTCCGCGGTCATCGCGACGACACCGCCATAGCCACCGGTGACCCTCTGCACCGCCTTCATCGCGTCGACCAGGCCGGTCGGACCGTCCAGGTTCCTCAGTTTCCCCGAGCTGTCCAGCAGGCCGGCCTTCTTGCAGATGTCGGTGTTGTAGTACATCACGAACGGATGCGTGTCGAGCGGGATGGCGTAGAGCTTGCCGTTGGTGTGCGCCTTCTGCCAGGCCGTCTTGGTGAAGTTTTCCTCGGTGAAGCCGAAACGGGCCAGCTCGGTCTTGTCCAGCGGCTCCAGCAGGCCGGCCTCGGCCAGGATGGTGGCGCGGGTCAGGTGCGCGATCGCCACGTCCGGCGGCTGGTTTCCCAGCGTCGCCAACGAGACCTTCGTGTAGTACGGATTTCCCCAGGAGAGCGTCACCGACTTCAGGCTGATGTCCGGATGCGCCTTCGCGTACGCCTTTTCCATCGACACCATGCGATCGCCGTCACCGCCGCCGAGCAGGTTCCAGTACGCCAACTCGTGCGCGCCGGGTCCGACACCGAAGATGCCGGTGGCCAACGGCGAGTCGCACGCGCTCAGCGCCATCCCGCTCACGCCCAGCAGTCCGGCCGTACGCAACAGGTCGCGCCGGCTCATCGGTCTCATTTTCCCTCCTCCGTCGAGGATCCGGCGGTCGACGCGCGTACGACCAGCTGCACTGGCAGCAGCACACGCGAGGCCACCTCTTCGCCGCGGATGCGGCTGAGCAACAGCGACATCGCTCGTTTTCCGGTCTCCTGCATAGGAATCCGTACGGTCGTCAACGGCGGTGTCAGATATCCGGTGAACGGCATCTCGTCGCAACCGGCCACCGCGCAGTCGTCCGGCACGCGTACGCCCCGACTGTGCAGGGCCGACAACACGCCCAACGCGATGAGGTCGTTATGGGCGAACATCGCGCTGATCGTCGGGTCGCGGTCCAGAAGTGCCGCCACAGCCGCGAAACCGCCTTGCGCACTCCAGTCGGTCTGCACGATCCGGCTCGCTGGCAGCCTCACCCCGCGGTCGGCCAGCGCGGCCTGGAATCCCTTCGACCGGGCCGAAACGACCCGCCGGTCGGCCGGACCCGCGACCATCGCCACCCGCCGATGACCGAGATCGACGAGGTGATCGGCGACCAGCCTTCCCGTATCGCGGTGGTTGGAGCCGACCACCGGCACGCCGCCGCCTGGCACGTGATGCACGCTCACCGCCGGCACCCGGCCACGCAACAACGTGCCGATTTCCGCGTTTGCCTCCAGCCGCGGCGCCGCCGACAGAATGCCGTCCACCCGTCTTTCCAACAACTGCCGGATAAACAGCGGCCCGTCCTCGCCGAGCGCGGTGCCGATGATCACCGCGTGACCGTTGCCGCGCGCCTCACGTTCCGCGCCGATCACGAACTGGCCGAGAGCCCAGTCGTCGAGGTCGTCGGCGACGATGCCGATCGAGTACGTCGACCGGCTCAGCAGGCCGCGCGCGACCGCGTTGGGCACGTAGCCGAGCTCCTCGGCGGCGGCCAGGATCCGCTGCCTGGTCTGCTCGGACACCGCCACCGGCGCGCCCTTGAGCACCTTGCTGACGGTCTGGAAGCTCACGCCGGCATGCGCGGCCACATCCTTCAGCGAGGCGTACACAGCTAACCTCCGTGCATTAGGCGAACGTTCGCCTTGCCGGAAGACAATGCCAGCTGACCATCCCGCAGGCAACACCTCGCAGCGGTGTTTCCGCTGGCCACATGAGGCCTCTACGGCCGGGTGAAGACGTGCGTCGAGTCGGCTGGGTTGTCCGGGTCGACGATCGCCAGCACCTCGTCGCCGGCCGCCAGCACGGTGTCGCCCCGCACCGGCAGCAGCCGGCCGTCGCGGCTCACCAGACTGATCCACACGTCCTCGCCGATGTCCAGATCGTCGATGGCCGTGCCGTCCGCCGGTGAGCCGGCCGCGACGTTGAAGCGGCAAACGCCGTCTGGTTCCTGGCGCAGCCGTACGCCCAGCGACCACGGCTCCGGCTCGACCAGCCGCATCGGCACGCCCATCCGGTTGGCCAGGAACGGCACCAGTCCGCCCTGCACCACAACGGAAAACGCCACGACGACGAAAATGATGTCGTACGCGCGCACGTTGCCGCCGATGTCCGAGGCCAGGATGAACGTGCCGAGCAGGATCGGCACGGCGCCTTTCAATCCCGACCACAGCACGAAAAGCCGCTCACCCCACTGCAGTCTGATCGGCAGCAGGAGCAGGCCGACCAGCAGGGGCCGCACCACGAATGCCAGCAACACGGCCAAAACCAGGCCGATCTGCCAGGCATTGCCGTCCGGCAGCGACTTCAGCGACACGGTCAACCCCAGCACGGTGAACGCGACGATCTCGCCGAGGCTGGCCAGGGATCCGTGGAACCGCTCGATTTCCCGCTTGTACGGCGCGCGTACGTCACCGAGCATGATGCCGGCGATGAACACCGCGAGGAAACCGGAGCCGTGCGCGACCGTCGCCACGCCGTAGATGACGAAGACGCTGGCAAGCGTACGCAACGCGTAAAGGCCTTCGCTCGGCAGCGGCACGCGGCGAATGAACACGGAAAGGCCGATTCCGCCGGCGATGCCGACCGCCGCGCCGACGGCCATCTGCAACAGGAACTCGGTGACGCCGGTCCACACCGCGCCGAAGCCGGTCACGCCGGCGGTCGCGAGCAGTGCCACCATCAACGCGATGCCGACCGGGTCGTTGGCCCCGGACTCGCCTTCCAGGATCACGCCGGACCGGCCGGACACCTCGCGCCGGCCGAGCACCGAAAACACCACCGCCGGGTCGGTCGGCGCCAGCGCCGTGCCGATCAGAAGGGATATCATCCAGTCCAGGCCGAAAATCGCGTGCGCGAGAAAGGCGACGGCCGCTGCGGTGACCAGGGTGCCAGCGGTGCCGATCCAGACGATCGCGCCGGCCGCCGACCGCAGCCGGCGCCGGCCGATGTGCATGCCGCCGTCGAACAGGATGACCACCAGCGCGACCGTGACAATGCGCTGAACGGTCTCGATCGGGATTTTCTGCAGCGATGGCACCAGATCGGACGCCACCGCGGCGCCGATGAGGAAAAGCGCCGGCGCCGGCACGCGCAGCCGCGCGCTCAGCCGGTTGGAGAGCACCGCGAGCAGGACCGCCGCCGCCACCAGGCCGGCCATGATTCCAAACGGCGTTACGTCTTCCACTCCAGTCCCCCCAGCCGACGAGTCATCCTGCTGCCGACCAGGCTTCCCGGCTCACCGTTGGTCAACCTTAGCCGAAAGCCGCCGCGTGGTCGCGAGCCCATTGCCGGAAGGTGAGCGCCGGCCGGCCGGTGACCTCGGCCACGGTCGTCGTGACGGCGACCGGCTCCATCTGCTCGTACGCGTCCAGCAGAACGTCCACAAAGGACTCGGGAAAGCCGTCGGCCAGCATCTGCGCGCGAGCGTCGGCGCGCGGGATTTCCTGCCACCGTACGTCCCGACCCAGCGCCTCGCCGATGAGCCGCACCTGCTCGGCCTGTGACAGCACTTCCGGACCGGTCAACGGATAGATCGCCGAGTCGTGGCCGTCGTCGAGCAGCGCGCGCACGCTCACCGCCGCGATGTCCTTCTCGTGCAGCATCGGCAGCGCGAGGTCACCGTACGCGCCGCGTACGACATCACCGGCACGGATCTGCGCGGTCCACCACAACGCGTTGACCGCGAAAGTGCTCGGCTGCACGTACGTCCAACGCAGGCCGGACTCGCGCAGCAGCTGGATCTGTTCCGGCGGACCGAAACCGACGACGCCGCCGGAGCCGAGATAGACGACTTTCGGGACCTGTTTGGCGATCACGTCCAGCACCTCGCGCGCCGCGTCGGCGTTGTGCAGTGGCCAGACCAGAAACACGGCGTCCACATCGGACAGTGCCGGCTCCAGCGAGGTCGGAATGGCGAGGTCGCCGACGGCCAGGTCGACCGGAACGACCGCCCGCGGGCTGCGGCTGAGCGCGCGCACGTCCGCGCCTTCCGCGACCAGCTGCGCCACCACTTCGCGGCCGACATTGCCGGTCGCGCCGGTCACCAGAATTCGCACGGTTTCTCCTTGGTCGTGTCGTCGTCACGACCAAGGTTGCGAACACTGTGCCCCGATGCGCCAGAAAGGCATACGGATTCGCAAGAAAATGGCTGAGATAGCTTGCC
The nucleotide sequence above comes from Fodinicola acaciae. Encoded proteins:
- a CDS encoding HAD family hydrolase — protein: MEKLRVAVFDYGGVITTAVNRSVMAWLADEGIEVDGYRTTMAEWVFAETADGTPAHRLETGELSGPEFERLLAARLRRTDGGPVVAEGLLERMFEGMTLDDAMVQLVRDLRAAGLRTAMLSNSWANHYPEDLVAELFDLSVISGEVGLRKPDSAIFQLLLERLDTPAATVAFVDDIAHNVEGAAKLGISAVLHTDAASTRDWFAERVPALATGLR
- a CDS encoding universal stress protein; the encoded protein is MSGFELGTDGPTTILVGIDGSDTSMRAAAYAAGLARRQSAELLLVYVGSTPSMTSLVPELAGSVEQTNEEVAEDLRKEVETAAARSGVAYRFITVHGDPYAELARIADEERADAVVVGASSQAGHRLVGSIAVRLVRAGRWPVTVVP
- a CDS encoding LCP family protein, translated to MRLAYQATRKRPDQGKPRKSKSPRWARLCLVAGIAIVVLAGGGYAAANVVVNHYASEVKSDNLLGGVPQNERASLPPSGAPVTGPLNILLLGSDNADNSRAKSQGVDGQRSDSIILFHIDKDFKKVYAFSIERDSYVRIPAGGSWGGGKNKINAALQYGGPSLTVRTVQNLLDIKIPYVAVVSFAALIKSVDAVGGVDVYVDKTTYDNQFKRTWTKGMHHLNGTDAQFYVRQRHGLAGGDYDRMKRQQQLIRALFKKATSAGVLTNPFKLNDLVTAVAASVKVSDGMPVKDLAFAARGLSLDAVTFSTMPMAGTLKIDGTDYEQVSTSGAEALGKAINADDFTAYFKRYPPNNASHGL
- a CDS encoding alpha-N-arabinofuranosidase — its product is MSEARIVVDPDFRVGEVDPRIYGTFVEHLGRCVYTGIYEPGHPTADGDGFRRDVADLTRELGVPIVRYPGGNFVSGYRWEDGIGPRDQRPARLELAWHSVESNDVGTDEFCKWVRGVGSEAMLAVNLGTRGPDAAARLVEYCNHPAGTYWSDLRRKNGAADPHDVRVWCLGNEMDGPWQIGHKTAEEYGRLATETAKAMRLVDPTIELVACGSSNSQMPTFGSWEATVLEHTYDVVDYVSLHTYYQERKGDKASFLACAVDMDNFIDNVIATADFVRAKGRHQKRVNLSFDEWNVWYMGGDDKTQGWQAAPRLIEDTYNVTDAVVVGNLLISLLRHADRVKMACLAQLVNAIGAIRSEPGGPSWRQTIFHPFALTSRYGRGTVLRTVATSPSYDTSWFGGVPALDSVAVESPDGSGLTVFAVNRLIDESLPLTVDLRGYPDLEVAVHTYLTDDDSAATNTAENPERVTPRQAAASKVDAGSLSLSLPAQSWNMIRIGKTAGRSMS
- a CDS encoding carbohydrate ABC transporter permease, which produces MATSTTSRTPAVATPARTKPAARRQIVDAKARWFNGFCVSVLVVFAVIWALPLVWAAVTSLRPEGEIAVNPAAWWSGSWTFDAYAKVLGTGDIQNWYLNSFVAAAVTAILAVVVCSMAGFALSQTKFRGRRWLFALIGAGLVIPPQVLIVPLFNEFNTLHLLNTYWALILQALPAPPIAVFVFAAFFRGIPAELAESAHVDGASWFRIYQGIYMPLTRPAVSAVFIFQFVWSWNNFLWPLLVMTNTRMMTLPVGLSQVSSAYGIHYAQIMASAVLGALPLLLVFVIFQRRIVEGVATTGFK
- a CDS encoding carbohydrate ABC transporter permease codes for the protein MVVHTISGAAPGRRTEHRAGWGLVAPFLVIYLLFLVVPTLYGFVMSFFNGALVKSGLGSFAGVSNYLEALTSADFWSSTWHTLLFTIMTTPPLVIVALALAILTDRMRHGRWFFRLVFFAPYVVPVASVALIWTWLYTPKIGLWESWLGAVGISAPNWLGDPNWAMASVALTTVWWTLGFNFVLYLAGLQEIPRELYEASAVDGASPWSQLWNITIPMLRRTTVLVLLLQAIASLKVFDQIYLMTEGGPNFATRPIIGYIYDIGFTDFRTGYAAAISTLYFVLILTVSVIWLLVNRRQLREV
- a CDS encoding extracellular solute-binding protein — its product is MRPMSRRDLLRTAGLLGVSGMALSACDSPLATGIFGVGPGAHELAYWNLLGGGDGDRMVSMEKAYAKAHPDISLKSVTLSWGNPYYTKVSLATLGNQPPDVAIAHLTRATILAEAGLLEPLDKTELARFGFTEENFTKTAWQKAHTNGKLYAIPLDTHPFVMYYNTDICKKAGLLDSSGKLRNLDGPTGLVDAMKAVQRVTGGYGGVVAMTAETATPWRIFSSLYWQLGGTVLADQGRKIVLDEAKAERVLGYLASLTSKGKLMPNNIDYGAATTLFASGKAGFYFQGDWEISTFLTAKTPFSMTRLPNVFGGAYACQADSHSFVLPRSASRDAEKRAVIFGFVRSMLDQSATWAGGGHIPAWVPFQKSEAYAKMSPQSDYAQVANSAHYDDDAWYSGSGSDFEYIAGSAIGAVLSGQLTPAAAVPQIVAKLTKYANTPSPL
- a CDS encoding LacI family DNA-binding transcriptional regulator, translating into MYASLKDVAAHAGVSFQTVSKVLKGAPVAVSEQTRQRILAAAEELGYVPNAVARGLLSRSTYSIGIVADDLDDWALGQFVIGAEREARGNGHAVIIGTALGEDGPLFIRQLLERRVDGILSAAPRLEANAEIGTLLRGRVPAVSVHHVPGGGVPVVGSNHRDTGRLVADHLVDLGHRRVAMVAGPADRRVVSARSKGFQAALADRGVRLPASRIVQTDWSAQGGFAAVAALLDRDPTISAMFAHNDLIALGVLSALHSRGVRVPDDCAVAGCDEMPFTGYLTPPLTTVRIPMQETGKRAMSLLLSRIRGEEVASRVLLPVQLVVRASTAGSSTEEGK
- a CDS encoding cation:proton antiporter, encoding MEDVTPFGIMAGLVAAAVLLAVLSNRLSARLRVPAPALFLIGAAVASDLVPSLQKIPIETVQRIVTVALVVILFDGGMHIGRRRLRSAAGAIVWIGTAGTLVTAAAVAFLAHAIFGLDWMISLLIGTALAPTDPAVVFSVLGRREVSGRSGVILEGESGANDPVGIALMVALLATAGVTGFGAVWTGVTEFLLQMAVGAAVGIAGGIGLSVFIRRVPLPSEGLYALRTLASVFVIYGVATVAHGSGFLAVFIAGIMLGDVRAPYKREIERFHGSLASLGEIVAFTVLGLTVSLKSLPDGNAWQIGLVLAVLLAFVVRPLLVGLLLLPIRLQWGERLFVLWSGLKGAVPILLGTFILASDIGGNVRAYDIIFVVVAFSVVVQGGLVPFLANRMGVPMRLVEPEPWSLGVRLRQEPDGVCRFNVAAGSPADGTAIDDLDIGEDVWISLVSRDGRLLPVRGDTVLAAGDEVLAIVDPDNPADSTHVFTRP
- a CDS encoding NAD(P)H-binding protein; protein product: MRILVTGATGNVGREVVAQLVAEGADVRALSRSPRAVVPVDLAVGDLAIPTSLEPALSDVDAVFLVWPLHNADAAREVLDVIAKQVPKVVYLGSGGVVGFGPPEQIQLLRESGLRWTYVQPSTFAVNALWWTAQIRAGDVVRGAYGDLALPMLHEKDIAAVSVRALLDDGHDSAIYPLTGPEVLSQAEQVRLIGEALGRDVRWQEIPRADARAQMLADGFPESFVDVLLDAYEQMEPVAVTTTVAEVTGRPALTFRQWARDHAAAFG